In the Mytilus galloprovincialis chromosome 10, xbMytGall1.hap1.1, whole genome shotgun sequence genome, one interval contains:
- the LOC143049774 gene encoding uncharacterized protein LOC143049774 yields MAAPDLLDVKTDADYIALRRRMSRLRVTTHKPVDDEDDDEELSDEMLKDLIVFWKKNNTDIAKRFVQQRKERRAKKKATTLVPGSVGERRKSIEFEDLDMTRHGLRLKTHEPLHKNKRKIMNIPEADCTGSDETLSVRRPLKSANEQRMDMIIHRTSSKTNMCKAEEKIFKSKLATSLSVPKADSPTGFRPRVGSSSDKFRNRTDSGSKKDFKKGLVVESDRPRAVSAKSARKPTVSESESFRQRSDSGSSKSPPEPKKRYRNPVTKQVPMPITATSAH; encoded by the exons ATGGCGGCTCCAGACTTGCTAGATGTGAAAACAGACGCAGACTACATTGCACTCCGACGTCGGATGAGTCGACTAAGAGTAACAACACATAAACCTGTGGATGATGAAGACGACG ATGAAGAGCTTTCAGATGAGATGTTAAAAGACTTAATTGTATTCTGGAAAAAGAACAATACGGATATTGCTAAACGGTTTGTTCAACAGAGAAAAGAAAGAAGAG caaAGAAAAAGGCCACTACCTTGGTACCAGGCTCTGTAGGAGAAAGGAGGAAATCGATTGAATTCGAGGATTTAGATATGACTAGACATGGACTACGACTAAAAACACATGAACCATTACACAAGAATAaaagaaagataatgaacataCCGGAAGCAGATTGCACCGGAAGTGACGAGACTCTTTCAGTTCGGAGGCCGCTTAAGTCGGCAAATGAACAGAGAATGGATATGATCATCCACAGAACTAGTTCAAAAACTAATATGTGTAAGGCTGAAGAAAAGATCTTTAAATCAAAACTTGCAACATCGTTGTCAGTTCCAAAAGCGGATTCTCCAACTGGATTCAGACCTCGTGTAGGATCCAGTTCAGACAAATTTAGGAATCGAACAGACTCAGGATCGaaaaaagactttaaaaaagGCCTCGTAGTGGAGTCGGATCGACCAAGAGCAGTTTCAGCAAAATCCGCCCGAAAACCAACTGTCTCAGAATCCGAAAGTTTCCGTCAAAGATCAGATTCAGGCTCGTCGAAGTCTCCACCCGAACCTAAAAAGCGGTACAGGAATCCAGTAACAAAACAAGTACCAATGCCAATAACAGCAACATCAGCGCATTGA